The following proteins come from a genomic window of Gossypium raimondii isolate GPD5lz chromosome 5, ASM2569854v1, whole genome shotgun sequence:
- the LOC105770428 gene encoding sister chromatid cohesion 1 protein 2 isoform X6: MTFETEARTLHDVCESEASMEKLRCDTSIHEEVSHLKIVCRVEEEPLNIVKVFDKNEREHLEVPDMSGLENRTVQEANREKNNDRFLPEECLSLRFEAAEDSLGPFKLNPFAKDQTTSGMIEGPDLLESENELNQAMEEDHACVLEASAWVPDLAGSSSREKSNDRFSSEEGMNLHPEAEEEPLIPVESLVEDLVNREKMGLHLPQSKNEVHQLLEEDHVSMKASKEVPGIASSENHIGREASRENHNDEFCQEECLNLIVEVEEKSPAFMKSFDEEQTSREKKKGSDRVQPENEVHHFMEEGCNSGAGVKKLQAEGFSDMDLQEPSTLVRPLAEENQTDAENGKFPAMRTSKDGKCQVAAKDHPLSVTLDTNPLSMLRDASGATTPHFMLIPTPAKRERARFSRKRKCLFDEVIVFPNDIMRQWIKDASDLVSKGGKDGHTALGARRPWISSLPQGFLEPSVPCTSELKSIYSGKRLRILKSVNIIKPPEQMDTSEPPAVDGSFEQAELTPATVEMRDPPVLLNLSKSPLFDGSSEQAGIAPQTPIRQSTSLVVGEQTEIAPQTPVLYSKSLRPFGSPKDLKFYNLDVGPENVDPIQSMEKEPSLNEIVEKESSLNKNEDLDLNLDMHSNEDDNQGQADGWSSRTRMVAERLQMSFLDQREKKEEKVNLSQLLEGKTKKASVRLFYEILVLKSTGLVDVQQEEAFSDIVVVKGPKWEGMGFCLGRHVK, translated from the exons ATGACCTTCGAGACAGAAGCAAGAACATTGCATGATGTATGTGAATCAGAAGCAAGCATGGAAAAGCTTCGGTGTGATACCTCCATTCACGAGGAGGTTTCACATCTTAAAATTGTTTGTAGGGTGGAGGAAGAACCTCTTAAcattgttaaagtttttgataaaaatgagaGAGAGCATTTGGAGGTTCCTGACATGTCTGGTTTGGAGAACCGTACAGTCCAAGAAGCAAATAGAGAGAAAAACAATGATAGATTCTTGCCAGAAGAATGTCTGAGCCTTCGTTTTGAGGCTGCGGAGGATTCCTTGGGTCCTTTTAAACTTAACCCATTTGCTAAAGATCAAACTACTAGTGGAATGATTGAGGGTCCAGATCTATTAGAATCAGAAAATGAATTGAACCAGGCTATGGAGGAAGATCATGCATGTGTCCTGGAAGCAAGTGCATGGGTTCCGGACCTTGCTGGCTCATCAAGCAGAGAGAAAAGCAATGATAGGTTCTCTTCAGAAGAAGGGATGAACCTACATCCTGAGGCTGAGGAGGAACCTCTAATCCCTGTTGAATCACTTGTTGAAGATCTAGTTAATAGAGAAAAGATGGGTTTGCATCTGCCACAATCCAAAAATGAAGTGCACCAGCTATTGGAGGAAGATCATGTGAGCATGAAAGCAAGTAAGGAGGTTCCAGGCATTGCAAGCTCAGAAAACCATATAGGAAGAGAAGCAAGCAGGGAGAATCATAATGATGAATTCTGTCAAGAAGAATGTTTGAATCTTATTGTTGAGGTTGAGGAGAAATCTCCAGCTTTCATGAAATCTTTTGATGAAGAACAAACTAGCAGAGAGAAGAAGAAGGGTTCAGATAGGGTGCAACCAGAAAATGAAGTACACCATTTTATGGAGGAAGGTTGCAACTCGGGAGCCGGTGTGAAGAAGCTCCAGGCTGAAGGTTTCTCTGACATGGACCTTCAGGAACCTTCCACACTTGTTAGACCACTTGCTGAAGAGAATCAAACTGATGCAGAGAATGGGAAGTTTCCAGCAATGAGAACTTCCAAGGATGGAAAATGTCAGGTCGCTGCTAAAGACCATCCTTTGTCTGTTACATTGGACACAAATCCTCTGTCCATGTTGCGAGATGCTTCAG GAGCTACTACCCCTCATTTTATGCTTATCCCAACTCCTGCTAAAAGGGAACGTGCTCGGTTTTCTCGGAAGAGAAAATGTTTGTTTGATGAAGTGATAGTTTTCCCTAATGA CATAATGCGGCAATGGATAAAAGATGCAAGTGATTTGGTCTCTAAGGGGGGAAAGGATGGTCATACTGCTTTGGGTGCAAGGAGGCCTTGGATTTCCAGCCTTCCCCAGGGTTTCTTAGAGCCTTCAGTTCCCT GCACCTCGGAGCTTAAATCTATTTACTCTGGAAAGAGATTGCGAATTCTCAAATCTGTAAATATCATAAAACCTCCAGAACAGATGGACACTTCTGAACCTCCAGCAGTTGATGGATCTTTTGAGCAAGCAGAACTTACTCCAGCAACTGTTGAAATGAGGGATCCTCCAGTTTTGTTGAACCTCTCAAAATCTCCTCTATTTGATGGATCCTCAGAGCAGGCTGGAATTGCTCCACAAACACCTATTCGGCAGTCAACTTCCCTTGTTGTTGGAGAACAGACAGAAATTGCTCCACAAACACCTGTTCTGTACTCTAAATCATTGAGGCCTTTTGGGAGCCCTAAGGAcctgaaattttataacttagatGTAGGACCAGAGAATGTGGATCCTATTCAAAGCATGGAGAAAGAGCCTTCTCTGAATGAAATTGTAGAGAAGGAGTCTTCCCTGAACAAAAATGAAGACCTTGATCTCAATCTG GACATGCATTCAAATGAAGATGATAACCAGGGACAGG CAGATGGATGGTCTTCAAGAACCAG AATGGTGGCAGAGAGATTGCAGATGAGTTTTCTAGatcaaagggaaaaaaaggaggaaaagGTGAACTTATCACAGCTTCTGGaaggaaaaacaaagaaagcaaGTGTGAGACTCTTTTATGAGATACTG GTGTTGAAAAGTACAGGGCTTGTGGATGTGCAGCAAGAAGAGGCTTTTAGTGACATTGTTGTTGTGAAAGGTCCGAAGTGGGAGGGAATGGGTTTTTGCTTGGGAAGGCATGTTAAATGA
- the LOC105770428 gene encoding sister chromatid cohesion 1 protein 2 isoform X5 → MNLWLEKKIEQRRRPCDRLLSRLLDLCALSWMHLIWRDNEVPREEITLKDVAWTNAGTMQYSLDRIAALDDAFLIDCIPPEDSLSCHLMTFETEARTLHDVCESEASMEKLRCDTSIHEEVSHLKIVCRVEEEPLNIVKVFDKNEREHLEVPDMSGLENRTVQEANREKNNDRFLPEECLSLRFEAAEDSLGPFKLNPFAKDQTTSGMIEGPDLLESENELNQAMEEDHACVLEASAWVPDLAGSSSREKSNDRFSSEEGMNLHPEAEEEPLIPVESLVEDLVNREKMGLHLPQSKNEVHQLLEEDHVSMKASKEVPGIASSENHIGREASRENHNDEFCQEECLNLIVEVEEKSPAFMKSFDEEQTSREKKKGSDRVQPENEVHHFMEEGCNSGAGVKKLQAEGFSDMDLQEPSTLVRPLAEENQTDAENGKFPAMRTSKDGKCQVAAKDHPLSVTLDTNPLSMLRDASGATTPHFMLIPTPAKRERARFSRKRKCLFDEVIVFPNDIMRQWIKDASDLVSKGGKDGHTALGARRPWISSLPQGFLEPSVPCTSELKSIYSGKRLRILKSVNIIKPPEQMDTSEPPAVDGSFEQAELTPATVEMRDPPVLLNLSKSPLFDGSSEQAGIAPQTPIRQSTSLVVGEQTEIAPQTPVLYSKSLRPFGSPKDLKFYNLDVGPENVDPIQSMEKEPSLNEIVEKESSLNKNEDLDLNLDMHSNEDDNQGQADGWSSRTRMVAERLQMSFLDQREKKEEKVNLSQLLEGKTKKASVRLFYEILVLKSTGLVDVQQEEAFSDIVVVKGPKWEGMGFCLGRHVK, encoded by the exons ATGAATTTGTggttagagaaaaaaatagagcaAAGAAGGAGGCCCTGCGATCGGCTTCTTTCTCGATTACTCGACCTGTGTGCTTTGAGTTGGATGCATTTGATCTGGAG AGATAATGAGGTGCCTCGTGAAGAAATAACTCTGAAAG ATGTAGCTTGGACAAATGCTGGAACAATGCAATATTCCCTAGATAGG ATTGCGGCATTGGATGATGCTTTCTTGATAGATTGCATTCCACCTGAAGA CAGTCTTTCATGCCACCTGATGACCTTCGAGACAGAAGCAAGAACATTGCATGATGTATGTGAATCAGAAGCAAGCATGGAAAAGCTTCGGTGTGATACCTCCATTCACGAGGAGGTTTCACATCTTAAAATTGTTTGTAGGGTGGAGGAAGAACCTCTTAAcattgttaaagtttttgataaaaatgagaGAGAGCATTTGGAGGTTCCTGACATGTCTGGTTTGGAGAACCGTACAGTCCAAGAAGCAAATAGAGAGAAAAACAATGATAGATTCTTGCCAGAAGAATGTCTGAGCCTTCGTTTTGAGGCTGCGGAGGATTCCTTGGGTCCTTTTAAACTTAACCCATTTGCTAAAGATCAAACTACTAGTGGAATGATTGAGGGTCCAGATCTATTAGAATCAGAAAATGAATTGAACCAGGCTATGGAGGAAGATCATGCATGTGTCCTGGAAGCAAGTGCATGGGTTCCGGACCTTGCTGGCTCATCAAGCAGAGAGAAAAGCAATGATAGGTTCTCTTCAGAAGAAGGGATGAACCTACATCCTGAGGCTGAGGAGGAACCTCTAATCCCTGTTGAATCACTTGTTGAAGATCTAGTTAATAGAGAAAAGATGGGTTTGCATCTGCCACAATCCAAAAATGAAGTGCACCAGCTATTGGAGGAAGATCATGTGAGCATGAAAGCAAGTAAGGAGGTTCCAGGCATTGCAAGCTCAGAAAACCATATAGGAAGAGAAGCAAGCAGGGAGAATCATAATGATGAATTCTGTCAAGAAGAATGTTTGAATCTTATTGTTGAGGTTGAGGAGAAATCTCCAGCTTTCATGAAATCTTTTGATGAAGAACAAACTAGCAGAGAGAAGAAGAAGGGTTCAGATAGGGTGCAACCAGAAAATGAAGTACACCATTTTATGGAGGAAGGTTGCAACTCGGGAGCCGGTGTGAAGAAGCTCCAGGCTGAAGGTTTCTCTGACATGGACCTTCAGGAACCTTCCACACTTGTTAGACCACTTGCTGAAGAGAATCAAACTGATGCAGAGAATGGGAAGTTTCCAGCAATGAGAACTTCCAAGGATGGAAAATGTCAGGTCGCTGCTAAAGACCATCCTTTGTCTGTTACATTGGACACAAATCCTCTGTCCATGTTGCGAGATGCTTCAG GAGCTACTACCCCTCATTTTATGCTTATCCCAACTCCTGCTAAAAGGGAACGTGCTCGGTTTTCTCGGAAGAGAAAATGTTTGTTTGATGAAGTGATAGTTTTCCCTAATGA CATAATGCGGCAATGGATAAAAGATGCAAGTGATTTGGTCTCTAAGGGGGGAAAGGATGGTCATACTGCTTTGGGTGCAAGGAGGCCTTGGATTTCCAGCCTTCCCCAGGGTTTCTTAGAGCCTTCAGTTCCCT GCACCTCGGAGCTTAAATCTATTTACTCTGGAAAGAGATTGCGAATTCTCAAATCTGTAAATATCATAAAACCTCCAGAACAGATGGACACTTCTGAACCTCCAGCAGTTGATGGATCTTTTGAGCAAGCAGAACTTACTCCAGCAACTGTTGAAATGAGGGATCCTCCAGTTTTGTTGAACCTCTCAAAATCTCCTCTATTTGATGGATCCTCAGAGCAGGCTGGAATTGCTCCACAAACACCTATTCGGCAGTCAACTTCCCTTGTTGTTGGAGAACAGACAGAAATTGCTCCACAAACACCTGTTCTGTACTCTAAATCATTGAGGCCTTTTGGGAGCCCTAAGGAcctgaaattttataacttagatGTAGGACCAGAGAATGTGGATCCTATTCAAAGCATGGAGAAAGAGCCTTCTCTGAATGAAATTGTAGAGAAGGAGTCTTCCCTGAACAAAAATGAAGACCTTGATCTCAATCTG GACATGCATTCAAATGAAGATGATAACCAGGGACAGG CAGATGGATGGTCTTCAAGAACCAG AATGGTGGCAGAGAGATTGCAGATGAGTTTTCTAGatcaaagggaaaaaaaggaggaaaagGTGAACTTATCACAGCTTCTGGaaggaaaaacaaagaaagcaaGTGTGAGACTCTTTTATGAGATACTG GTGTTGAAAAGTACAGGGCTTGTGGATGTGCAGCAAGAAGAGGCTTTTAGTGACATTGTTGTTGTGAAAGGTCCGAAGTGGGAGGGAATGGGTTTTTGCTTGGGAAGGCATGTTAAATGA